The Terriglobia bacterium genome has a segment encoding these proteins:
- the nuoG gene encoding NADH-quinone oxidoreductase subunit NuoG: MAEVKNVTITVDGKQVTAPAGTLLIEACKAVGIEVPSFCYYPGLSLQAACRMCLVRIEKMPKLQTACTVPITDGMVVATDTDEVRQARKSMIELLLGNHPLDCPVCDAGGECELQDMTFKYGAAESRYMEGKLHKEEQQWSPVVFFDRPRCILCYRCVRVCGEGMDVSALGVQLRGSSSVIAPNEGDHLDCEECGMCIDICPVGALTSGAYRYKTRPWEMKHVGTICTHCGDGCKTTLGVRRSDTGMDIVRGDNRDKSGINGDFLCIKGRYGFDYFDHKDRLRQPLVRKDGKLTPTTWEEAIEHVGKRLREIRDSKGGQSIGVIGSNRTTNEENYLLQKFARTVLGTNNIDHHRTADFAGFARAVSGKENATATMRDVASAPAILLIGNDPTERHPLLAWNIRTNVRLHQAKLFVVNSQPIKLRRQATRFVQVPAGREGKLIAFLNGDDAAAGTLTGGGGSNDALKQLRDELKAQKDLVIIFGSELQGADIAALVKFGAATNAKFICLGDYANSRGAADMGLYPDLLPGYVALDGPHKYNEEWGSLSKTKGLSLQEMMQAAKAGKLAALYVVGSNPVVDYNFDPAALQNTFVVVQELFLTETAMLAEVVLPAASAYEKGGTFTNTCGDLQLLKKAGDITGIKSDFEIIVRVAERIGTEIRKLVPFGGGVRADMGQTRGAQSGEADRHSVWLTANNLEPRLSPFDPYAMLDEIQRLVPGYEFSRLGLLAGNDQHMLAAERSAAGAGDGLVQIVPANDTLFTSGTLGRYSKTLNSVIENKRAPADKEVMAD, encoded by the coding sequence ATGGCCGAAGTAAAAAACGTAACCATCACCGTTGACGGCAAGCAGGTTACCGCTCCTGCGGGCACGCTGCTGATTGAAGCCTGCAAGGCCGTGGGAATTGAAGTCCCATCGTTCTGCTATTACCCGGGGCTTTCTCTTCAGGCCGCCTGCCGCATGTGCCTGGTGCGCATTGAGAAAATGCCTAAGCTCCAGACCGCCTGCACTGTACCGATAACCGATGGCATGGTCGTGGCCACTGATACGGATGAAGTTCGCCAGGCGCGCAAGTCGATGATCGAACTCCTGCTTGGTAACCACCCGCTGGACTGCCCCGTGTGCGACGCCGGCGGCGAATGCGAACTGCAGGACATGACTTTCAAGTATGGCGCGGCGGAATCGCGCTATATGGAAGGCAAGCTGCATAAAGAAGAGCAGCAGTGGTCGCCGGTGGTCTTCTTTGATCGCCCGCGCTGCATTCTCTGCTATCGCTGCGTGCGCGTCTGCGGTGAGGGCATGGACGTCTCCGCGCTGGGCGTTCAGCTTCGCGGCTCCAGCTCGGTGATCGCCCCGAACGAAGGCGACCATCTGGACTGCGAAGAATGCGGCATGTGCATCGATATTTGTCCAGTCGGCGCGTTGACCTCCGGCGCTTACCGCTACAAGACCCGTCCGTGGGAGATGAAGCACGTTGGCACCATCTGCACGCACTGCGGCGATGGCTGCAAGACCACGCTGGGCGTCCGCCGGTCTGACACCGGAATGGACATTGTTCGCGGCGATAATCGCGACAAGAGCGGCATCAATGGCGACTTCCTCTGCATCAAGGGCCGCTACGGGTTCGATTATTTTGATCACAAAGACCGTCTGCGCCAGCCTCTGGTCCGCAAAGACGGCAAGCTTACGCCTACTACCTGGGAAGAAGCCATTGAGCATGTGGGCAAGCGACTGCGCGAGATTCGCGACAGCAAGGGCGGCCAGTCGATTGGCGTGATTGGCTCCAATCGGACGACCAACGAAGAAAACTATCTCTTGCAGAAGTTCGCGCGCACCGTGCTGGGCACCAATAATATCGATCACCACCGTACGGCGGATTTTGCCGGTTTTGCCCGCGCAGTCTCCGGAAAAGAAAATGCTACGGCCACTATGCGCGACGTTGCCAGCGCGCCGGCCATCCTGCTGATCGGCAATGATCCCACGGAGCGCCACCCGCTGCTGGCGTGGAATATCCGCACCAACGTCCGCCTGCACCAGGCAAAACTTTTTGTGGTGAATTCGCAGCCGATCAAGCTGCGCCGCCAGGCTACGCGATTTGTGCAGGTGCCAGCCGGACGCGAAGGCAAGCTCATCGCGTTCCTCAACGGCGACGATGCCGCGGCGGGCACGCTCACGGGCGGCGGCGGATCCAATGACGCGCTGAAACAGCTGCGCGACGAACTGAAAGCGCAGAAAGACCTCGTCATCATCTTTGGCTCTGAGTTGCAAGGCGCCGATATAGCAGCGCTGGTCAAGTTCGGCGCTGCTACGAATGCCAAATTCATATGCCTGGGCGACTACGCCAACTCGCGCGGCGCGGCTGATATGGGACTCTATCCCGATCTGCTGCCCGGATACGTCGCACTGGACGGGCCGCACAAGTACAACGAAGAATGGGGATCGCTCTCCAAGACCAAAGGCTTGTCTTTGCAGGAAATGATGCAAGCGGCGAAAGCCGGCAAGTTGGCAGCGCTTTATGTTGTCGGATCGAACCCAGTGGTCGACTACAACTTTGATCCGGCAGCGTTGCAGAATACCTTTGTCGTTGTGCAGGAGCTGTTCCTGACGGAAACGGCCATGCTGGCAGAAGTGGTTTTGCCCGCGGCTTCAGCGTATGAAAAAGGCGGCACATTCACCAATACTTGCGGCGACCTGCAGTTGCTGAAAAAAGCCGGCGACATTACCGGCATCAAAAGCGATTTTGAAATCATCGTTCGCGTGGCTGAGCGAATCGGCACGGAAATTCGCAAGCTGGTGCCTTTCGGTGGCGGCGTCCGGGCTGACATGGGGCAGACCCGAGGAGCGCAATCCGGCGAAGCAGACCGCCACTCCGTGTGGCTCACGGCCAACAATCTTGAGCCGAGGCTCAGCCCTTTCGATCCTTACGCCATGCTGGATGAGATCCAACGGCTGGTACCGGGATATGAATTTTCGCGGCTGGGCCTGCTGGCCGGAAACGATCAGCACATGCTGGCTGCCGAGCGCAGCGCCGCGGGCGCGGGCGATGGACTGGTACAGATTGTCCCCGCCAATGACACGCTGTTTACCTCAGGAACGCTGGGACGGTATTCGAAGACGCTCAACAGTGTGATCGAAAATAAACGCGCGCCAGCGGACAAAGAAGTGATGGCGGACTGA
- a CDS encoding NADH-quinone oxidoreductase subunit N, with the protein MNPIQTIDYIRILPELVLTAFGIIVMMADPLLKPGASRKGLGLVALAGTIAAIAATFCQIAWNARDASFGTPGWFGMVRVDSFAIFFHLLIPAISGVCILASLEYLDAQNIRSGEYYALILFGTVGMVLMSSAVELVLIFIALEISSISTYILAGYRRRNAGSAESAIKYFLLGSFATAFFLYGVALMFGATGSTSILKIGPALGSNPGLLAIAATALMIVGLGFKVAAAPFHIWTPDVYEGAPAPIVALMSTGPKAAAFAVLLRVLFATTSSDWLPLIWICAALSMTLGNFGALMQNNVKRMLAYSSIAHAGYLLVAFAASNEIGRSAAIFYTASYAAMNVGAFAVVSHFGAGGERYVSVDDYSGLGRRSPLLAFTLTIFMLSLIGIPATAGFLAKYYVFNAALSANAHPTALVWLTIIGLVNSAVASYYYLRLIVVMYMREPVIAEAPAPASGPMKLALVLAAIATIYLGVMPGRVLTYSEAGAHDLLPIAAAAGNAVPVTSNPGSSTFPSPVATTPEK; encoded by the coding sequence ATGAACCCGATCCAAACAATCGACTATATTCGCATCCTGCCTGAGCTGGTGCTCACTGCCTTTGGCATTATCGTCATGATGGCTGATCCGCTGCTGAAGCCCGGAGCCAGCCGCAAAGGCCTGGGACTGGTTGCTCTGGCCGGCACCATCGCTGCCATTGCAGCCACTTTCTGCCAGATCGCGTGGAACGCCCGCGATGCCAGCTTCGGCACGCCGGGATGGTTTGGCATGGTACGCGTGGATAGCTTCGCCATCTTCTTTCACCTGCTGATTCCTGCGATCTCAGGCGTTTGCATCCTCGCGTCGCTCGAATACCTTGACGCGCAGAACATCCGCAGCGGCGAATACTATGCCCTGATCCTGTTCGGCACTGTGGGCATGGTGCTGATGTCATCTGCGGTCGAGTTGGTGCTGATCTTTATCGCCCTGGAGATTTCTTCCATCTCCACTTATATTCTTGCCGGGTATCGCCGCCGCAATGCTGGCAGCGCGGAATCGGCCATCAAGTATTTTCTGCTTGGGTCATTTGCCACAGCGTTTTTCCTCTATGGGGTGGCTTTGATGTTTGGCGCGACGGGCTCGACCAGCATTTTGAAGATCGGCCCTGCACTCGGCAGCAATCCCGGACTGCTGGCCATTGCCGCCACGGCGCTTATGATCGTTGGCCTAGGATTCAAAGTCGCCGCGGCTCCCTTCCACATCTGGACACCCGACGTTTATGAAGGCGCGCCTGCTCCCATTGTGGCGCTGATGTCTACCGGCCCCAAGGCTGCTGCGTTTGCGGTGCTGCTGCGTGTGCTGTTTGCCACCACCTCGTCAGACTGGCTGCCGTTGATCTGGATCTGCGCCGCGCTCTCCATGACGCTTGGCAACTTTGGCGCGCTGATGCAAAACAACGTAAAGCGCATGCTGGCCTATTCATCCATTGCGCATGCCGGTTACCTGCTGGTGGCTTTTGCGGCCAGCAATGAAATTGGAAGGTCCGCAGCCATCTTTTACACCGCTTCTTATGCGGCGATGAATGTGGGCGCGTTTGCCGTGGTCAGCCACTTTGGCGCTGGTGGCGAGCGCTATGTCTCTGTCGATGATTACTCCGGTCTGGGCCGCCGTTCGCCGTTGCTCGCGTTTACGCTGACGATTTTCATGCTATCTCTGATTGGCATACCCGCGACCGCCGGCTTCCTGGCCAAGTATTACGTGTTCAACGCTGCTCTTTCAGCCAATGCGCATCCCACTGCGCTGGTGTGGCTCACGATCATCGGCCTGGTTAACAGTGCAGTTGCTTCCTACTATTACCTGCGTTTAATTGTGGTGATGTATATGCGCGAACCCGTCATTGCTGAAGCTCCCGCGCCTGCTTCCGGCCCGATGAAGCTGGCGCTGGTTCTCGCCGCGATTGCCACAATTTATTTGGGTGTGATGCCGGGGCGCGTCCTTACCTATTCAGAAGCTGGCGCGCACGACCTGCTTCCTATAGCGGCGGCTGCCGGCAACGCAGTGCCGGTAACTTCAAACCCTGGAAGTTCAACCTTCCCAAGCCCCGTGGCGACTACTCCGGAGAAATAG
- a CDS encoding NADH-quinone oxidoreductase subunit M — MNNSILTLVTFVPAIGALALMLMPRNDRALRWAALIISIVTFGLSLFLPMYYDYGASGFQFETNRNWIGQTIHYHMGADGISMWLVLLTTLLVPVSVLVSWKSIHDRVKEFFVLLLLLEMAMIGVFLALDMFLFYVFWEATLIPMALLIGMYGHERRVYAAVKFFLYTMVASVFMLAAIIWLYTHNPQHNFEYAAFRDVIAHGGFSSTALQWLFLGFFIAFAVKVPLFPLHTWLPDAHVEAPTAGSVLLAGVLLKMGTYGLLRFNVGMFPDQAAYNSSWINTLAVIGIIYGALVALVQPNLKKLIAYSSVSHLGFVVLGIFSLTTIGTDGAVYQMLNHGISTGALFMLAGMLYERKHTYEFKEFGGLATPMPVYATFFLLAVLSSVGLPLLNGFVGEFLVLSGAFQSAVPHAMLFAILGSSGVIWGACYLLWMYQKVFYGQIHHDENKTLPDIDGRERISLVPLVVLAVIMGVVSPYWMKSIQPAVVSTLPQAAGVKAQAQKGHSQDKQDLKRVTAATPAAAPVQNASATGGQK; from the coding sequence ATGAATAATTCGATCCTCACGCTGGTCACGTTCGTCCCTGCCATTGGCGCGCTGGCTCTGATGCTGATGCCGCGCAATGATCGCGCTTTGCGCTGGGCTGCGCTCATCATCTCCATCGTCACCTTCGGCTTGTCTCTTTTTCTGCCGATGTATTACGACTACGGCGCTTCAGGATTCCAGTTTGAGACAAATCGCAACTGGATCGGCCAGACCATCCATTACCACATGGGCGCTGACGGCATCTCCATGTGGCTGGTGCTGCTCACCACGCTGCTGGTTCCGGTGAGCGTGCTGGTTTCATGGAAGTCAATTCATGACCGCGTGAAGGAATTCTTCGTCCTGCTGCTGCTGCTGGAAATGGCGATGATCGGCGTTTTCCTTGCGCTGGACATGTTCCTGTTTTACGTTTTCTGGGAAGCCACTCTGATTCCCATGGCGCTGCTGATTGGCATGTACGGGCATGAGCGCCGGGTTTACGCGGCAGTAAAGTTTTTCCTTTATACGATGGTCGCTTCGGTCTTCATGCTGGCCGCGATCATCTGGCTGTACACGCACAATCCGCAACACAACTTTGAATACGCTGCATTCCGCGACGTGATTGCTCACGGCGGCTTCTCTTCCACCGCGCTGCAGTGGCTCTTCCTCGGATTCTTTATCGCCTTTGCCGTAAAGGTTCCGCTCTTCCCTCTCCATACGTGGCTGCCGGACGCGCACGTTGAAGCGCCCACCGCCGGCTCAGTCCTGCTGGCCGGCGTGCTGCTCAAAATGGGTACCTACGGCTTGTTGCGCTTCAACGTCGGCATGTTCCCTGACCAGGCTGCCTACAATTCAAGCTGGATCAATACGCTGGCAGTGATCGGAATCATCTATGGCGCGCTGGTGGCGCTGGTGCAGCCGAACTTAAAAAAGCTGATTGCCTATTCTTCCGTCAGCCATCTAGGTTTTGTGGTGCTGGGGATTTTCAGCCTTACGACCATTGGTACTGACGGCGCGGTTTACCAGATGCTGAACCACGGCATCTCCACTGGCGCGCTGTTCATGCTGGCCGGAATGCTCTATGAACGCAAGCACACGTACGAGTTCAAAGAATTTGGCGGACTCGCCACCCCCATGCCAGTCTATGCAACATTCTTCCTGCTGGCGGTTCTTTCTTCTGTCGGTCTGCCGTTGCTCAACGGTTTCGTGGGCGAGTTCCTGGTGCTGAGCGGCGCATTCCAGAGCGCGGTACCGCATGCCATGCTGTTCGCGATCCTGGGCTCAAGCGGCGTGATCTGGGGCGCATGCTACCTGCTGTGGATGTACCAGAAAGTCTTCTACGGCCAGATCCACCATGACGAAAACAAGACACTGCCGGATATCGATGGCCGCGAACGCATCTCTCTGGTTCCGTTGGTTGTGCTGGCCGTCATCATGGGTGTAGTTTCGCCCTACTGGATGAAGTCGATTCAACCCGCCGTCGTCAGTACCCTACCGCAAGCAGCGGGGGTGAAAGCCCAGGCGCAAAAAGGTCACAGCCAAGACAAACAAGATCTAAAGAGAGTCACTGCAGCTACACCGGCTGCTGCCCCAGTCCAAAACGCTTCCGCCACAGGTGGGCAGAAATAG
- the nuoH gene encoding NADH-quinone oxidoreductase subunit NuoH, protein MGTVDTKTFIIAAVIKIALVVFIMLTGVAYTTWLERKVIGRIQNRWGPTRVGPFGLLQPLADGIKFILKEDLLPDYVHKGLFILAPMLALVMSLISIAVIPFGETITIAGHTTALQISGMVSSSGGISDINIGLLIILGVTSIGVYGVALAGWSSNSKYSLLGSLRASAQMISYELALGLSLVGILLLSGTLSLRQIVSSQSGNWVLGGHDTHVPHWFIFPQIVGFFIYLLAAYAETNRIPFDMPEAETELVAGYHTEYSSMKFAMFFMAEYVNMFTVACLATLLFFGGWHGPHLAFLPPIGQALLPVVYFAAKVFFFIFLYIWIRGTLPRFRYDQLMAFGWKFLLPLAIANIIVTSLIVAWGA, encoded by the coding sequence ATAGGGACCGTGGATACAAAAACTTTTATTATCGCCGCAGTAATTAAGATCGCGCTGGTGGTCTTCATCATGCTCACGGGCGTGGCCTATACCACATGGCTGGAGCGCAAAGTGATCGGTCGCATCCAGAACCGTTGGGGACCAACGCGCGTGGGCCCGTTCGGCCTGCTGCAACCGCTGGCCGACGGCATCAAATTCATCTTGAAAGAAGACCTGCTGCCGGACTACGTCCACAAGGGCCTGTTCATTCTTGCGCCCATGTTGGCGCTAGTGATGTCCCTGATTTCGATTGCTGTGATCCCCTTTGGCGAGACCATCACCATTGCCGGACATACCACGGCCTTGCAGATCAGCGGCATGGTGAGTTCCAGCGGCGGCATTAGCGACATCAACATCGGCCTGCTTATCATTCTTGGCGTAACGTCGATCGGTGTGTACGGTGTGGCGCTCGCCGGGTGGTCATCGAACAGCAAATATTCCCTGCTCGGCTCATTGCGCGCCAGCGCCCAGATGATCAGTTACGAGCTTGCGCTCGGACTGTCGCTCGTCGGCATTCTGCTGCTCTCCGGCACCTTGAGCCTGCGCCAGATCGTATCCAGCCAGAGCGGCAACTGGGTCCTGGGCGGACATGACACGCACGTTCCTCACTGGTTCATTTTTCCGCAGATCGTCGGCTTCTTTATTTATCTGCTGGCGGCATACGCTGAGACCAACCGTATACCTTTTGATATGCCGGAAGCCGAAACCGAGCTGGTGGCGGGCTATCACACCGAATATAGTTCAATGAAGTTCGCCATGTTCTTTATGGCGGAATACGTGAACATGTTTACGGTTGCGTGCCTGGCGACACTGCTGTTTTTTGGCGGATGGCACGGGCCGCATCTTGCATTCCTTCCGCCCATCGGGCAGGCACTGCTGCCGGTGGTTTATTTCGCGGCCAAAGTTTTCTTTTTCATCTTTCTCTATATATGGATTCGCGGCACGCTGCCGCGTTTCCGCTATGACCAGCTCATGGCGTTCGGCTGGAAGTTTCTTCTGCCGCTGGCCATTGCCAACATTATTGTCACCAGCCTGATTGTGGCGTGGGGGGCATAA
- the nuoK gene encoding NADH-quinone oxidoreductase subunit NuoK, which translates to MVPLSWYLILSGILFALGVLGFLLKRNIITIFMSIELMLNAVNLSFVAFANYWNTHPAADKSIIPLSGQVFVFFVMVVAAAEAAVGLAIIISVFRTRETLNVDRVNLLKL; encoded by the coding sequence ATGGTTCCACTTTCCTGGTATCTCATTCTAAGCGGCATTCTATTTGCGCTGGGCGTGTTGGGCTTTCTGCTCAAGCGCAACATCATCACCATTTTTATGTCGATTGAGCTCATGCTCAACGCCGTGAACCTGAGCTTTGTGGCGTTTGCCAATTACTGGAACACGCATCCTGCCGCCGACAAATCGATCATCCCGCTGAGCGGACAGGTGTTTGTTTTCTTTGTAATGGTTGTGGCCGCAGCGGAAGCCGCTGTTGGACTGGCAATTATCATTTCTGTTTTCCGTACCCGTGAGACCCTGAACGTTGATCGCGTGAACCTGCTGAAATTATGA
- a CDS encoding ABC transporter ATP-binding protein, with amino-acid sequence MSSVPALAFNDVSKHYRGFFHSQWVTALRNFSLRVERGEIFGFLGPNGAGKTTAMHLAIGLMFPSSGRGEMLGHEFGHAPTRRHVGFLAENVALYHRSAAKLVRFYGALNGMRDPQLRQRTTEMLKELEITDVADRNAGKFSRGMLQRVGLAQALVNDPDLLILDEPASALDPLGRMRVREILLRARDAGKTVFLSSHLLSEVEQICDRLAIVIKGRVARVGTLSELLESQDRFVITAKGIDALMFEGSQQNGFIKITVPALTQRRTIEKIWLAGGEVIAVNPIRRTLEDLFVELANQNGGGHAEPTGNQEPK; translated from the coding sequence ATGTCCAGCGTTCCGGCCCTTGCTTTTAACGATGTCAGCAAACATTACCGTGGCTTCTTTCACAGCCAGTGGGTCACGGCGCTGCGCAACTTCTCTTTGCGCGTGGAACGCGGCGAAATCTTCGGCTTCCTCGGCCCCAACGGCGCAGGCAAAACCACGGCCATGCACCTGGCTATTGGACTCATGTTTCCCAGCAGCGGCCGGGGTGAGATGCTGGGACATGAATTCGGGCACGCGCCCACCCGTCGCCACGTCGGCTTTCTGGCGGAAAACGTGGCCCTTTATCACCGATCGGCTGCCAAACTCGTCCGATTTTACGGCGCCCTGAACGGCATGCGCGATCCGCAGCTCCGCCAGCGCACCACGGAGATGCTCAAGGAGCTTGAGATTACCGACGTTGCCGATCGCAACGCCGGCAAGTTCTCTCGCGGCATGCTCCAGCGCGTAGGACTGGCGCAGGCGCTGGTTAATGACCCGGATTTACTTATTCTCGACGAACCAGCTTCGGCGCTCGACCCTCTGGGACGCATGCGCGTGCGTGAAATCCTGTTGCGCGCACGTGACGCAGGCAAGACCGTGTTTCTCAGTTCGCACCTGCTTTCAGAAGTCGAACAAATCTGCGACCGCCTGGCCATTGTGATCAAAGGCCGCGTCGCCCGCGTGGGCACGCTGTCCGAGTTGCTGGAATCGCAAGATAGGTTTGTGATCACCGCCAAGGGAATTGACGCGCTCATGTTTGAAGGCTCACAGCAGAACGGTTTCATCAAGATCACAGTGCCGGCGCTGACGCAGCGCAGGACCATTGAGAAAATCTGGCTTGCCGGAGGCGAAGTGATTGCCGTAAACCCGATCCGCCGAACGCTGGAAGACCTGTTCGTGGAACTGGCGAACCAGAATGGCGGCGGCCATGCCGAGCCCACCGGTAATCAGGAGCCAAAATGA
- the nuoL gene encoding NADH-quinone oxidoreductase subunit L, which translates to MTKNLNLWVIPLLPLIGAAINGLLGRRFKNAMVSAVALLFTAASFGWAAWAVWTAWPGSGIALPHIETLATWITAGTFSAPFGFQLDQLSMIMVLVVTGVGFLIHIYSVGYMAHEGGYYRFFAYLNLFMFFMLTLVLANNYLLMFVGWEGVGLASYLLIGFFFLKDSAADAGKKAFIVNRIGDFAFLIGMFLLIQHFGTLTFAGDTGVFAQVAKLPQDTGWGWITITALCLMFGATGKSAQVPLYVWLPDAMEGPTPVSALIHAATMVTAGIYMIARSHAIFNLAPHALQIVAIIGCITAIFAATMGLAQTDIKRVLAYSTVSQLGYMFLACGVAAYSAGIFHLMTHAFFKALLFLGAGSVIHAVGGEQDMRRMGGLRKLIPVTFWVVTIATIAIAGIPPFAGFFSKDEILGAVFHSPYGGPVIWGIGVLTAGLTSFYMFRLWFMTFFGELKLGSVDLGEEAHAANAPAQAAHGAASHSHGHADDKSHGHGGVHESPWVMLGPLVILAVLSFGGGWVGVPQFMGGHNEVEHFLAPVMQSAPAVAGEAVSDKDATTSHAGEATPENTSEEWLLAGTSVAAALMGLFFAYLFYYKSPELPDRITAKMHGIYMMVLHKYYVDEGYGAIFVKPLLALSTVVLWRGVDQGVIDGLVNSAGTASQGVGNELRQMQSGNIRSYAAWVAIGGAAIVAYMIWLGVTR; encoded by the coding sequence ATGACCAAGAACCTAAATCTCTGGGTGATTCCGCTGCTTCCGCTGATCGGCGCGGCCATCAACGGCCTGCTAGGGCGTCGCTTCAAGAACGCGATGGTTAGCGCCGTTGCCCTGCTCTTTACCGCAGCATCATTCGGCTGGGCAGCATGGGCCGTGTGGACAGCGTGGCCGGGTAGCGGCATTGCCCTACCCCACATTGAAACGCTGGCCACGTGGATTACCGCCGGCACGTTCTCCGCGCCTTTCGGGTTCCAGCTTGACCAGCTTTCCATGATCATGGTCCTGGTGGTCACGGGCGTCGGTTTCCTGATTCATATTTATTCCGTCGGGTACATGGCGCATGAAGGCGGCTATTATCGGTTTTTTGCCTACCTGAACCTGTTCATGTTCTTCATGCTCACGCTGGTTCTGGCAAACAACTATCTGCTGATGTTCGTAGGCTGGGAAGGCGTGGGACTCGCGTCGTATCTCCTGATCGGTTTTTTCTTTCTCAAGGACTCCGCAGCCGACGCGGGCAAGAAAGCTTTCATCGTTAACCGCATCGGCGACTTCGCGTTTCTGATCGGGATGTTCCTGCTGATCCAGCATTTCGGCACGCTCACATTTGCCGGCGATACCGGCGTCTTTGCCCAAGTGGCAAAACTGCCACAGGACACCGGCTGGGGTTGGATCACCATCACAGCCCTCTGTCTGATGTTTGGCGCCACAGGCAAATCCGCGCAGGTCCCGCTTTACGTCTGGCTACCGGACGCCATGGAAGGCCCAACGCCGGTTTCCGCGCTGATTCACGCAGCGACCATGGTCACAGCGGGCATTTACATGATTGCCCGCTCGCATGCCATCTTTAATCTGGCTCCACATGCGCTTCAGATAGTTGCCATCATCGGCTGCATCACCGCAATCTTTGCCGCCACCATGGGGCTGGCGCAGACCGATATCAAGCGCGTGCTGGCGTACTCCACTGTTTCGCAGCTTGGATACATGTTCCTCGCTTGCGGAGTCGCGGCCTACTCGGCCGGAATCTTCCATCTGATGACGCACGCGTTCTTCAAGGCGCTGCTCTTCCTCGGCGCAGGCTCAGTGATTCACGCCGTGGGCGGTGAGCAGGACATGCGCCGCATGGGCGGCCTGCGCAAGCTGATCCCCGTTACATTCTGGGTGGTCACGATCGCAACTATCGCCATAGCTGGAATTCCACCCTTCGCGGGTTTCTTCAGCAAGGACGAGATTCTGGGCGCGGTGTTTCACAGTCCTTATGGCGGGCCTGTGATCTGGGGCATCGGCGTTCTCACAGCCGGACTTACTTCGTTTTATATGTTCCGTCTGTGGTTCATGACTTTCTTTGGCGAACTCAAGCTCGGTTCAGTCGATCTTGGCGAAGAGGCGCACGCAGCAAATGCTCCAGCACAGGCTGCACATGGCGCTGCTTCACACTCGCACGGCCACGCCGATGACAAGTCCCACGGCCATGGAGGCGTGCACGAATCTCCATGGGTCATGCTTGGGCCGCTTGTCATTCTGGCCGTGCTGTCATTTGGCGGCGGGTGGGTGGGCGTGCCGCAGTTCATGGGCGGTCATAATGAGGTCGAGCACTTCCTCGCGCCCGTAATGCAATCGGCACCGGCCGTCGCTGGCGAGGCGGTCTCTGACAAAGATGCCACCACGTCTCACGCGGGTGAAGCGACGCCTGAAAATACAAGTGAAGAGTGGCTTCTTGCCGGCACCTCAGTCGCCGCGGCCTTGATGGGACTGTTCTTTGCGTACCTCTTCTATTACAAGAGTCCCGAACTTCCCGATCGAATCACCGCAAAGATGCACGGCATTTACATGATGGTCCTGCACAAGTACTACGTTGACGAAGGCTACGGCGCAATCTTCGTCAAGCCGCTGCTGGCGCTCTCCACGGTTGTGCTGTGGCGCGGAGTTGATCAGGGCGTGATTGATGGACTGGTAAACAGCGCTGGAACGGCGTCGCAAGGCGTGGGCAACGAGCTTCGGCAGATGCAGTCCGGCAATATACGCTCCTATGCGGCCTGGGTCGCCATTGGCGGCGCGGCCATTGTGGCTTACATGATCTGGCTGGGGGTGACGCGATGA
- a CDS encoding NADH-quinone oxidoreductase subunit J: MVHQVLFIAFGLICVAGAINLLVQRHPISSALSLVVVMASLSLIYLLLGAEFVAAIQVIVYAGAIMVLFVFVIMLLNAGAEERTRGSRMALFVGVPGVVVLAGTVGWMLVSGSGRLGTVSISSSNFGETHNIAHLLFRDFLLPFEITSVLILIAIMGAVVLGKREN; the protein is encoded by the coding sequence ATGGTCCATCAGGTTCTATTCATCGCTTTTGGTCTGATCTGCGTGGCCGGCGCCATCAATCTGCTGGTGCAGCGCCACCCCATCAGCAGCGCGCTTTCACTGGTGGTTGTGATGGCTTCACTGTCTTTGATTTATCTGCTGCTGGGCGCGGAATTTGTCGCCGCCATTCAGGTAATCGTCTATGCCGGCGCAATCATGGTGTTATTTGTCTTTGTGATCATGTTGCTGAATGCTGGGGCAGAAGAACGAACACGCGGCAGCAGGATGGCGCTTTTTGTCGGCGTGCCAGGCGTAGTGGTCCTGGCCGGCACCGTAGGCTGGATGCTGGTGAGCGGCAGCGGACGGTTGGGCACAGTCAGCATCAGCTCCAGCAACTTTGGCGAAACTCACAACATCGCCCACCTGCTGTTTCGCGACTTTTTATTGCCGTTTGAAATCACTTCAGTGCTGATCCTCATTGCCATTATGGGAGCGGTGGTGCTGGGAAAGAGGGAGAACTAA